The following DNA comes from Syntrophorhabdus sp..
ATACATTCACCGAGGAATAGAGGACGCCCTTTGCGACGTGAGCAGCGTCGTGAAAAGCCATCTCGTCATCATCGACGCCACGAGGGTCCTCACCGACCACGGCCCCCAGGGAGGCAGTCTCAAGGATGTGAAGGTCCTGAACACCGTGATCGCCTCGCGGGACATCGTGGCCGCCGACGCTTATGCCACCACCCTCTTCGGAATGAAACCCCAGGACATCCCCACGACGGTCACGGCGTACAAGCGCGGGCTTGGAGAGATGGATGTGAAGAAGATGAAGGTTTTAAGTTTTAGGTTTTAAGTGAGACAAGTTTTAGGTTTTAAGTTTTAAGTTTTAAGTGAAAGACGTAAGGAGACGAGAATGTCTATCCCGTTGTCGGAAACACTCTTCCCCGGTCTCTGCTCAGAACCTAAGACTTTTCATAGGCCAACTGTATGATGTTTAAAGCCATGCAGATGTTTACGAGATACGTAGATAAGGTCTTTAACTTAAAACTTAAAACCTAAAACTTAAAACCGTTTCTATGAAACTTCCCGCCTCCCGCGTCTCCCAACTCCTCTTCCTCGGCCTCTTCCTGTTCCTTTTCATCATCACCGACTATCGGGGAAAGGATGAGATAACTGTCGCCGTCAACAGCTTCTTCAGGGCCAACCCCCTCGTGCTCGCAAGCTATGTCCTGGCCGTCAAGGGCTTTACGTTCCTTCTTCTGCCGGCGCTCATCATGGCGGTCTGCACACTCCTTCTGGGTAGGTTCTTCTGCGGTTGGATATGCCCCCTCGGGACCGTGATCGATCTCGTCACGCACAGGATACCGAAAAGCTCCCCCATCCGTTTTCTGAAGAGCTCATTCAAATACTACCTTCTCTTCACGCTTCTGGCGACGGCCCTCTTTTCCGTGAACCTGTCCGGCGTCCTCGACCCCATCGCGATCCTCATCAGGGCACTCACTCTCTTCTTCTATCCCCTCGTCGGTTATGTAGCCAGGGCAGGCTGGTCGGGCCTCTATCAGGTTGCCGGGGAAGAACGGGATACTGTCGCTTTTCTCTATGATTTCCTCAGGGACTATGTCCTGCCTTTTCGCGAAACCTTCTATCCCCTCGCCTTCCTCTCCCTCGCCGTCTTTCTTTTCATCCTCGCCCTTGAAAGGTTTGAAAGGAGGAACTGGTGCAGGAACATCTGCCCTCTGGGCACACTCCTCGGGCTTCTCGGCCGCTTCTCTCTCTTCCGCAGGCTTCCCGGAAGGATCTGCAAGGACTGCGGCGACTGCCGCTCTCACTGCCCGTCCGCCTTCGACGAGGAGATGCTGCAAACCGACAACTGTATCCGCTGCATGCAGTGTCGTGTCCAATGCCGTTTCGGCCGCGTCGAATTCCCGCTGCGGTGGAAAACACTTTTTCGCCCGGTAAAGGAAGGACAGGGACAACCTGTCATGTCCAAGAGGGTATTCCTCGTCAGCCTCGTATCCGGTTTCTTTCTCTCAAGGCTGTTCTCCTTCCGTCACCCTGAAAAAGACCACCGCCTCCTCCGTCCTCCAGGCGTTAAAGACGAAGACGATTTTCTCAAGAAATGTGTCCGCTGCGGAGAATGCATGAAGGTCTGCCTGCGCAGCGCCCTCTACCCCGATTTCACGCGGGCCGGCGTCACGGGCCTCTTCATGCCCGTCATCATTCCCCGGCTGGGCTATTGCGAATACAATTGCACGCTCTGCGGACAGGTCTGCCCCACCGGCGCCATACCCCGTCTCCCTCTTGGCCAGAAGCAAAAAAGCATCATCGGCACCGCCGTCATAGACAAGAACATCTGCCTTCCCTACGCGAAAAAGCTCAACTGCATCGTCTGTGAAGAACACTGCCCCATCCCGGAAAAGGCGATCCGCTTCGAAACGGTGGAGGACATCGATCATAAGGGCAAAAAGGTCACCCTCAAGCGGCCCTACATCGTCGACGAGCTCTGCAACGGCTGCGGCATATGCGAGAACAAGTGCCCGCTTGAAGGCCGCTCCGCCGTGGAGGTCTTCGCGGGAAAGAAAGGCTGAACCCCCGAACCAAAGGGGTTTGACCGTTGGAACCGTTAGCACCGTTAGCACCGTTGGAGCCGTTGGAGCCGTTGGAGTGTTGGCGGGGCTGGGGCATCCTCTCTCTGTATGAGGGACTGAAGCTACCCTGGCGCCTAAGACGGCTGCTAACCGTCTCTCGGTTCCAACGGTTCCAATGGTGCTAACGGTGCTAACGGTTTCTCATCTTTCTCCCAGTACGCTTCTTATGATCTCGTCCAGTTCCTCCATGAGGCAGGGCTTGGCCAGGACTCCCTTGAAGCCGTACTTTCGGTGGCTTGCCATGACGGGGTCGTTGGAGTAACCGCTGGAGACTATGGCCCTGACGCCGGGGTCGATGGCAAGGAGTTCTTTCACCGTGTCCTTCCCTCCCAATCCACCAGGAACGGTTATATCGAGAAGGACGACGTCAAAAGGAGTGCCCTGAGCGCTCGCTTCACGATACCTGGCGATCGCCTCCCGGCCATCCGCCGCGGAGGTCACATCGTAACCGAGGCCCTCTAGCATCTCCTTCGTCGTCTTACGTATCATCGCCTCGTCGTCCATGTGAAGAACCCTGGCCCTGAGCACGCTGCTCCTCATGTCCCGGACGTCCCTCGTGATGGAGGCGGCGGGCCACCGCGACGCCTTCAGGTAAATGAAGAAGGTGGTTCCCGAACCTTGTTCGGACTCGAGCGTGATATGGCCGTCATGATTCTTGATGATCGAATAAGATGTGGCGAGTCCGAGACCGCTGCCCTTATCCTTGGTCGTGAAGTAGGGATCGAATACCTTGTGCACCTGTTCCGGCGCGATCCCGATGCCGTGGTCTCTCACCGATATCCGGACATAGCTGCCGGGCTTGAGGAAAGTACCGTGCTCCATCATCTCCTGGGTGGCGACGAGGTTCGCGGCCTCGATCGTGATCACCCCGCCATCGGGCATGGCCTGCTGGGAATTGATGATGAGATTGTTTATGACCTGACTCATCTGGCCCTCGTCGATATCAACGGGGAAAAGGTCTTCGGCAAATGTGAAGTCGCACCTGACCCCGGAACCCGTGAGGGCGAAACTGGCCGTTTCCCTGACCACGTTTTCGATGGAGGTCGTCTTCAGGATAGGAGAACCTCCCTTTGAAAAGGTGAGAAGCTGGAGGGTCAGGTCCCTGGCCCTCAATACCGCTTGTTCCGCGTCGTCGAGACGTCTCAGCACCTTCTCGTCTGAAGGCTTCGTGTACATCTTCGCCAGAGACACATTGCCCAGCACGGCGGCGAGGATATTGTTGAAATCGTGGGCTATTCCTCCTGCCAGAATGCCCACCGATTCAAGCTTGCTCATCTTTTGCAGTTCCTCGTCCATTCTCTTCCTTTCCGTCACGTCGCGAAAGACCAGCACCACACCGGCAATACTCCCGTCCCTGTCCCGTATGGGGGCGCCGCTGTCAGCTATGGCAAGCTCACCGCCGTTCTTCGAGATGAGCGCCGTATGGTTCGCGAGGCCGACGACGGCCCCCATTCGCAGCACTTTGTCGACGGGGCTTTCGCATCTTGCGCGGGTCCTCTCGTTGATGATGTGGAAAACATCGGTAAGTTCCCTTCCTGCCGCCTCCTCCTGTCTCCAACCGGTCAGTTCCTCGGCGACGGCGTTCATCAGAACGATCCTCCCATCGGCGTCGGTGGCGATCACGCCGTCACCGATGGAACGCAGCGTGACCGCGAGGCGCTCCTTTTCATTTGCCAGGGCCTCCTCGGCGAGACGGCGCTCCGTTATATCCTCGAAGGAAACGATGTAGTCGTCGTTCTCCAGACGGACGGTGATGAAATTGATCAGCTTTGTCGCCCCGTCCTTGCACACCACGGGGAAGGTCCGTGGCATCTTCTCTCCGGCATCCGTGGTGCTGGTGTCGTGATGCCAGGCGTCGGTTACGGTCTTCCTCACGGCCTCGTCGGGATAGGCACGCTCGAACCACGCCGCGCGGTCGGGTATCTCGGCAAGGGTGAATCCGAAGATCTCCGTGAACTTCGGGTTCACATAGAGATACCTGTCTTCCCTGTCGAACATGGCCATACCGAAGGGAGCGTGCTCTATGAGGATCTGGAACTTTTGCCGCTCCGCGCTGAGTCTCTCCTCGGCGATCTCCCCGTCGGAAACATCCCGGGCGAAGCAGAAGATGAAGTCCTCTCCATTGTAGGTGACGCGGTTCGCGATCACCTCGACGGGGAAGACGCGGCCGTTCCTGGCCTGGTGATGGGACCTGAAAGTGATGGAGCCCTCTTCCGCCATGCACCTGCCTATGGCGGAGAGTTCCCTCTTCGTGTGGTCGGGATCGACATCCACGACCCTGAGGGAGAGAAGCTCCTCTTTCGTGTACCCAAGCTTGCCGCAGGCAGCATCGTTCACGTACACGAAACGCCCATCTGGCCTGATCCAGAAGATCGATTCCGATGCATGTTCGATGGAAAACCGCGTGAGCCAGAGCGCTTCCTCACGCAGTCGCCTCACCGTCACGTCCCTCATGTACACGAGCGCGACCGCCTCCCCCCTGTAGGTAGTCCCCGTTGCGGAAACCTCGATGTAAACGATGTCACCGTTGCGCTTGACCCCTTTGAACTCATACCGCTCCGGCATTGCCTCGCCGCGCTGCCTGCGCTGCGTGAAATCGGCTACCCTCTCATGGTCATCGCGATGGACAGTGAGGGATTGCGGTTTCCCTACAATGTCGGCGGGGCTTTCATAGCCGAAGATCTTGACGAACTTGCCGTTCACGTAAAGATGGATGTTGCCTTTCAGTATGGCCACGCCGTCGTTCGAATTCTCGATGGCCGTCCGGTACCGCTCCTCTGACTCCCTGAGGGCCTCCTCGGCGCGGCGGACCGCCGTCACATCGCGGCTGAAGACAGCGATCCTTGCCACCGACCCTTGCCGGTCGAGAACGGGATAGTAGCAGTTCTCAAGCCAGACGCCGTCCCGGAAATCGGTGCAGGAAAGGGGCTTTCGTGCCGTGATTATCCTTTCCATCAGGGCCTTCCTGCTGCGGGCCACCTCGGGCGAGAAATAATCGAATATGTTGCTGCCCACCATCTTCTCCACATCCTGGTTGAAACGGCGTGCCAGATTCTCATTGAGCGTAATGATCGTTCCGTCGCTGTCCATCATGAAGGCTGCATCGGGCGGGGTGTCGAAAAAGACACGGACACCGTCCTGTCCCACGGAGGATGCAACCTGTTCCTTCTCCGGATCACAGTTGTTCATGGCCACCTCGCAACAGGGGTACCGTGCCCCAACTTCATGGGGGGACGGACACACCCTCCCCGTTCATATCTTCCCTTGATCCTATGCGGGTTTTTCTTTTTTCAGAAGCCTGTGCCTGACCCTGATTCCTGGTCATTATTCTATGAACCTTTTGAGTCAAAAGGCAAGGATTTCCAACATCTCCCCGGCTTGATAAAAGATACAAAATGTTTATAATGTATAGGATAAATTTTTATGGGGGTTCGATGAACAGATTCAAGACATTCTTCCTCATGACCGTCCTTACCGTTATCCTGGTCGGTCTTGGCAGCATCATAGGGGGCCGGTCCGGGGGCATGATCGCCTTCGCCATCGCCCTCGTCATGAATTTCGTCAGTTACTGGTTCTCCGATAAGATCGTCCTCAGAATGTACGGCGCGAGAGAGGTCTCTCCCTCAGAGTTGCCGCAGCTCCACGGTACGGTCGCATCCCTGGCGCAGCGCGCCGGCATCCCCATGCCGAGGGTCTTCATCATCGAGGATGACAGTCCTAACGCCTTCGCAACCGGCCGCAATCCCGAGCACGGGGTGGTGGCGGTAACGACGGGTATCATGCGTATACTCTCGCGGGATGAACTCGAGGGTGTTCTCGCCCATGAGCTCTCCCACATCAAGCACCGCGACATCCTCATTCAAAGCGTTGCCGCAACGCTGGCGGGCGCCATAACGATGATCGCCAACTGGGCCCGTTTCGCGGCCTTTTTCGGAGGTTCCTCCGACGACGATGACGGAGGCGGCAACATCTTCACCGTTATCATCTTTTCCGTCATTGCCGCCTTCGCCGCGATGCTCATCCAACTCGCCATTTCCCGCTCCCGGGAATACCTGGCCGATGACGGCGGGGCGAACCTGTCGGGAAACCCTCTCTTTCTCGCGGGGGCGCTGCGCAAGCTCAATGCGGGCGTGGCGCGCCATCCCATGAACGATGCGAACCCTTCCACTGCCCCGCTCTTCATAGTGAACCCCTTCAGCGCCGGCGGCATTCGTTCGCTCTTCAGCACCCACCCTCCTATCGAAGAGAGGATCAGGAGACTGGAGGACATGGCCTATCGGCGATAACTTCGGACATCTCCTCAGGGCCATTTCGATCCGCATCATTCGAGATGTTGAATCCGGCAGGTTCCTCGATGAGTCCATCGACTCCGCCTTCTCGCGCTCACGGCTCAACGAGGGTGAACGGGCGCTCATATACCAGATAACCTCGGGGGTGATACGGTGGCGGGGACATCTCGATCTTGTCCTTTCCCGATATGCCAGAAAACCTGTCGAAAAGGACGTCCGATACCTCCTCTGGATGACACTCTACCAGGTCGGTTTCATGAAGAAGGCCTATTACCATGTCGTGAAAGAGGCCGTGGAGTACGCCAGGAACGAGAAGGGAAAGTTCGTGGCCGGGTTCGTGAACGCAGTCCTGAGACGGTACGTGAATGACAGGGAGACCCGCGCCCTGCCCCCCGCCGACGCGGTGCGACAGTCATTCCCGAAATGGCTCGTCGACCGCTGGACGCTGAGGTTCGGTATGGGTGAGGCCGATAGGCTCCTCGGACTGCTCAACAGGGAACCGGAGTTCACTCTCAGGGTGAACACGCACAGGTTGACCGTCGACAAGGCGATAGAAGCCCTGGCGGGTGACGGGATCGAGGTACGCCGCGGCCGTCTTTCGCCCTCAGCCATCACCGTCGACAGGCTCATGCCGGTCTTCGC
Coding sequences within:
- a CDS encoding 4Fe-4S binding protein, coding for MKLPASRVSQLLFLGLFLFLFIITDYRGKDEITVAVNSFFRANPLVLASYVLAVKGFTFLLLPALIMAVCTLLLGRFFCGWICPLGTVIDLVTHRIPKSSPIRFLKSSFKYYLLFTLLATALFSVNLSGVLDPIAILIRALTLFFYPLVGYVARAGWSGLYQVAGEERDTVAFLYDFLRDYVLPFRETFYPLAFLSLAVFLFILALERFERRNWCRNICPLGTLLGLLGRFSLFRRLPGRICKDCGDCRSHCPSAFDEEMLQTDNCIRCMQCRVQCRFGRVEFPLRWKTLFRPVKEGQGQPVMSKRVFLVSLVSGFFLSRLFSFRHPEKDHRLLRPPGVKDEDDFLKKCVRCGECMKVCLRSALYPDFTRAGVTGLFMPVIIPRLGYCEYNCTLCGQVCPTGAIPRLPLGQKQKSIIGTAVIDKNICLPYAKKLNCIVCEEHCPIPEKAIRFETVEDIDHKGKKVTLKRPYIVDELCNGCGICENKCPLEGRSAVEVFAGKKG
- a CDS encoding PAS domain S-box protein; translation: MNNCDPEKEQVASSVGQDGVRVFFDTPPDAAFMMDSDGTIITLNENLARRFNQDVEKMVGSNIFDYFSPEVARSRKALMERIITARKPLSCTDFRDGVWLENCYYPVLDRQGSVARIAVFSRDVTAVRRAEEALRESEERYRTAIENSNDGVAILKGNIHLYVNGKFVKIFGYESPADIVGKPQSLTVHRDDHERVADFTQRRQRGEAMPERYEFKGVKRNGDIVYIEVSATGTTYRGEAVALVYMRDVTVRRLREEALWLTRFSIEHASESIFWIRPDGRFVYVNDAACGKLGYTKEELLSLRVVDVDPDHTKRELSAIGRCMAEEGSITFRSHHQARNGRVFPVEVIANRVTYNGEDFIFCFARDVSDGEIAEERLSAERQKFQILIEHAPFGMAMFDREDRYLYVNPKFTEIFGFTLAEIPDRAAWFERAYPDEAVRKTVTDAWHHDTSTTDAGEKMPRTFPVVCKDGATKLINFITVRLENDDYIVSFEDITERRLAEEALANEKERLAVTLRSIGDGVIATDADGRIVLMNAVAEELTGWRQEEAAGRELTDVFHIINERTRARCESPVDKVLRMGAVVGLANHTALISKNGGELAIADSGAPIRDRDGSIAGVVLVFRDVTERKRMDEELQKMSKLESVGILAGGIAHDFNNILAAVLGNVSLAKMYTKPSDEKVLRRLDDAEQAVLRARDLTLQLLTFSKGGSPILKTTSIENVVRETASFALTGSGVRCDFTFAEDLFPVDIDEGQMSQVINNLIINSQQAMPDGGVITIEAANLVATQEMMEHGTFLKPGSYVRISVRDHGIGIAPEQVHKVFDPYFTTKDKGSGLGLATSYSIIKNHDGHITLESEQGSGTTFFIYLKASRWPAASITRDVRDMRSSVLRARVLHMDDEAMIRKTTKEMLEGLGYDVTSAADGREAIARYREASAQGTPFDVVLLDITVPGGLGGKDTVKELLAIDPGVRAIVSSGYSNDPVMASHRKYGFKGVLAKPCLMEELDEIIRSVLGER
- the htpX gene encoding zinc metalloprotease HtpX, encoding MNRFKTFFLMTVLTVILVGLGSIIGGRSGGMIAFAIALVMNFVSYWFSDKIVLRMYGAREVSPSELPQLHGTVASLAQRAGIPMPRVFIIEDDSPNAFATGRNPEHGVVAVTTGIMRILSRDELEGVLAHELSHIKHRDILIQSVAATLAGAITMIANWARFAAFFGGSSDDDDGGGNIFTVIIFSVIAAFAAMLIQLAISRSREYLADDGGANLSGNPLFLAGALRKLNAGVARHPMNDANPSTAPLFIVNPFSAGGIRSLFSTHPPIEERIRRLEDMAYRR